The following DNA comes from Microbacterium terregens.
AGCGCCTGGTCGACCTCCGCGTTCCCGGCGATCTTGGCCGGACTGACCGCTTCGGCCATCTTCACGTGGCGCTGTGGAGCGCCGTCCGGGTCGGTTGTTATCGGCTGCTGTGATCAGGAGAGGTACTGCCATCGCGTCATCCGGTCTCGCATGTCGTGAAGGGCGCCGTTCTCGCTGAACGTGCCGTCCCCGCGGTGGTGGAACTCTGGCGCTTCGTGCTCGGGGTAACGCCAGGCTGCCTCTGCGCGCAGAACCCACAGGCCGTACGCATCGACGAGGGAGTCGTCTTCGACGACGCACTCGATGTTCGCTACACACTCTGCGATGAGGGGCGCCCCGATGACCGACGCCGGACGGGGAGTGAGCCCGAATCGCTCCCATTTGTTCACGTCAGCGCTGGAGCTATTGCCCACGTCGACGGCCGTCCCGATCAGATCGCTACCGGGAACTGCGACGACGCATTCGCGCTTGCGGCGCAACGACTCGTAGGTCGAGTCCCAGCGGCCGACGATGACGGCGAGGAGCCCGTCATGGCGTACCGACATATTAAAGCCGTTGGTCATGACCGTGGGCCACTCCTCACCGGCAGTGGTGATCAACACCGTTGGACCGGGCTCGATGAGTCGGTGGACAAGCGCGACCGGGTACGGTTCGAAGGGGCTCGACATGACATCACTCGCTATCGTCGTGTGCGGTGCCGGCCGACGCGTCGCGCAGCGGCGCAACCTCGCGGTCGATGCGCTCCGTCATGACGATGCGTCGATCCAGGGCGTCCTGACCGACAGGCAGGTGCAGGGGCAGCTTCGCACCCGAGGCAACAACGTAGATGAAGGCCGCGCCCTTGACCGGGTCGCCGAGTTGAGTGTGGTTGGCCCGCCCCACCCAGTCGAGGGTGATGTGCGCGGGTGTGCCGTCGTATGCGGCGACGCGACGCTCGGGCAGCTGGACGGAGGAGGGGTCGAGGAAGTCAGTGCGGAACACGCCGGGTTCGACGACCATGCTCTGAATTCCGAAGGGCTCGAGCTCGGCCGCGAGGGCCTCGCTGATCCCGGCGACGGCGAACTTGGAGGCAGAGTACATGCTCACACCGGGCTCGCCTTCGAATCCGGACCGGGAACCGATGTGGATGAGCTTGCCGTGCCCGGCGGCGCGCATTACCGGCAGCACCGCGCGAGTGGTGTTGATCAGTCCGAACACGTTCACGTCGAAAAGCGAACGTGCCTCAGCGTCGGTGATCTCCTCGAGCGCGCCGAGCAGACCACGGCCCGCGTTGTTTACGAGCACATCGATCGCGCCGAAGCGCTCAACGACCTCCCCCACAGCAAAGACGACCTGCGCCTCGTCTGTCACATCGAGCCGAACCGGTAGAACGTTCTCGTGACTGCGCACGTCGTCCGGCAAGGTCTCCGGGCGACGAGCGGCGAGGGCGACCTGCTCGCCCGCTGCCAGGGCGGCGCGAGCGATCTCGAGTCCGAGCCCGCGGGCGGCACCGGTGATCATCCAAACAGACATGTGATGAGTTTCCCTTCGGAAGCTTTTCGGGTTGTCGCGAAGTGCGACCCATTCATCGTCCGCAAGAGCGAGAGGTGGGAGAAGGCCCACAGTTTCCTGGGACAGATTGGGCGCCCCTCGTCGCTCGCGGACGCAGTAGACAGCTGAGAGACTTGGCGCATGACGGACGAACTTGAGCCCCGTCTCGCCGACTTCCTGCGCGCGGCACGGGCACGGCTCACTCCCGAGCAGGCAGGCATCGCCGACTTCGGGCGACGTCGCGTGGAGGGCCTCCGCCGTGAAGAGCTCGCCAGGCTGGCCGGTGTGAGTGTCGACTACTACACGCGCCTTGAGCAGGGGCGGAGCCGGAGTGCCTCTCCCGAGGTCCTCGATGCCATCGCCGACGCGCTACGACTTGACGACGTCGAACGCGGACACCTGCACACAATCGCCAGACCGGCTCCGGGTGCTCGACGACGTCCTGCGAAACCACAGCAACTCGCCTCCGCGACGAAGGCCCTGCTCGACACCTTCGAAGTGGCCCTGCGGCCAGCATTCGTGCTCGGGCGAAGGCTGGATGTCCTCGGCCAGAACCGGCTCGCTGCATTACTCGTCGCGGACTTCGAGAACATGCCCCCTGCCGAACGGAACCAGGCAAGATTCGTGTTCCTCGACTCCCACGCGCGCGAGCTCTACGTCGAATGGGATCAGGTCGCCGCAGACACGGCAGCTATGCTCCGAATGGACGCTGGGCGACACCCTTACGACCGCGCGCTGGGACAACTCGTCGGAGACTTGTCGATCCAGAGTCCGGAGTTCCGACGCCTGTGGGCCCGCAATCGCGTGCACCAGCGCAGCATCGGCAATAAGCGATACCA
Coding sequences within:
- a CDS encoding helix-turn-helix transcriptional regulator, which codes for MTDELEPRLADFLRAARARLTPEQAGIADFGRRRVEGLRREELARLAGVSVDYYTRLEQGRSRSASPEVLDAIADALRLDDVERGHLHTIARPAPGARRRPAKPQQLASATKALLDTFEVALRPAFVLGRRLDVLGQNRLAALLVADFENMPPAERNQARFVFLDSHARELYVEWDQVAADTAAMLRMDAGRHPYDRALGQLVGDLSIQSPEFRRLWARNRVHQRSIGNKRYHHPLVGDLTVTYQALTPGDDFDQTIMVYDTEPGSSSVHALQLLAAKIPEHAPRNAERQNPVAAGDLAQRSTR
- a CDS encoding flavin reductase family protein produces the protein MSSPFEPYPVALVHRLIEPGPTVLITTAGEEWPTVMTNGFNMSVRHDGLLAVIVGRWDSTYESLRRKRECVVAVPGSDLIGTAVDVGNSSSADVNKWERFGLTPRPASVIGAPLIAECVANIECVVEDDSLVDAYGLWVLRAEAAWRYPEHEAPEFHHRGDGTFSENGALHDMRDRMTRWQYLS
- a CDS encoding SDR family oxidoreductase, with product MSVWMITGAARGLGLEIARAALAAGEQVALAARRPETLPDDVRSHENVLPVRLDVTDEAQVVFAVGEVVERFGAIDVLVNNAGRGLLGALEEITDAEARSLFDVNVFGLINTTRAVLPVMRAAGHGKLIHIGSRSGFEGEPGVSMYSASKFAVAGISEALAAELEPFGIQSMVVEPGVFRTDFLDPSSVQLPERRVAAYDGTPAHITLDWVGRANHTQLGDPVKGAAFIYVVASGAKLPLHLPVGQDALDRRIVMTERIDREVAPLRDASAGTAHDDSE